The proteins below come from a single Leptidea sinapis chromosome 20, ilLepSina1.1, whole genome shotgun sequence genomic window:
- the LOC126970309 gene encoding prolactin-releasing peptide receptor-like: MTFNATTFVGGVLILKTLTGESVEVLDEPKSNRTTDIIDGKIVQITFCILYTIIFVLGVFGNVLVCFVVFRNKAMQTVTNLFITNLALSDILLCVFAVPLTPMYTFIGRWVFGRLLCHLMPYAQGTSVYISTLTLTSIAIDRFFVIIYPFHPRMKLNTCILIIIFIWLFSLVVTCPYGLFMGIQITNNKTYCEESWPSDRSRKIFGVCTTVLQFLIPFLVIAVCYTSVSIRLNDRARSKPGAKNTRREEADRDRKRRTNRMLISMVAIFGISWLPINLINIFNDFYAQMTEWNYYYVSFFLAHSMAMASTCYNPFLYAWLNDNFRKEFKQVLPFFEATGGARNSYHSGRMPTHKADKICNGNDTIQETLLASSFNRGPSLKQKILDGNGRKDGIEVENILLEDKVTMFHTKTETINLQLIDEESQLNEQKETQLADYLTTSPRLSEVKETNFGT, from the exons ATGACTTTCAACGCAACAACGTTTGTGGGAGGAGTCCTCATATTAAAAACTCTCACCGGCGAATCAGTTGAAGTATTAGATGAACCGAAATCGAATCGAACAACAGACATTATTGACGGCAAAATAGTACAAATCACTTTTTGTATTCTCTATACCATAATCTTCGTTTTAGGCGTATTTGGAAATGTCCTTGTCTGCTTCGTGGTTTTCCGTAACAAAGCCATGCAGACAGTTACTAATCTGTTTATAACGAACTTAGCATTGTCTGATATATTGCTCTGTGTTTTCGCTGTACCTTTAACACCAATGTACACTTTTATAGGACGATGGGTGTTCGGTCGATTATTGTGTCATCTTATGCCTTACGCTCAAGGTACCAGTGTTTACATATCGACACTCACTCTCACCTCCATCGCTATAGATAGGTTCTTTGTCATAATCTACCCATTTCATCCGAGAATGAAACTAAATACatgtatactaataataattttcatttggTTGTTCTCGTTGGTTGTAACATGCCCATATGGTCTGTTTATGGGAATTCagataacaaataataaaacgtACTGTGAAGAGAGTTGGCCGTCAGATAGATCAAGAAAAATTTTTGGTGTTTGCACAACTGTATTGCAGTTCCTTATACCCTTTCTTGTTATAGCAGTATGTTATACAAGCGTTAGCATAAGGCTAAACGACCGGGCGAGGTCAAAACCTGGTGCTAAGAATACCAGGAGAGAAGAAGCAGATAGAGATAGAAAACGAAGAACTAATAGAATGTTGATATCAATGGTGGCTATATTCGGAATATCATGgctaccaataaatttaataaatatttttaacgatTTCTATGCCCAAATGACTGAATGGAATTACTATTACGTGTCGTTCTTCTTAGCTCACTCGATGGCAATGGCGTCCACATGTTACAATCCATTTCTTTATGCGTGGTTGAATGATAATTTTAGGAAAGAGTTTAAGCAAGTTCTGCCGTTTTTTGAAGCAACGGGCGGAGCTCGAAATAGTTATCATTCTGGACGGATGCCGACACACAAAGCAGATAAAATATGCAATGGAAATGATACCATACAAGAAACGTTGCTTGCTTCATCATTTAACAGAGGTCCTTcattgaaacaaaaaatattagatgGGAATGGAAGGAAAGATGGTATAGAGGTAGAAAATATTCTCCTAGAAGATAAAGTTACGATGTTCCATACAAAAACTGAAACGATTAATTTGCAATTGATAGACGAAGAGTCACAATTGAACGAGCAAAAGGAAACACAATTAGCAGATTATTT GACTACCTCACCTCGTCTAAGTGAAGTTAAGGAGACTAATTTTGGAACATAG